The genomic DNA AAGAATAAAGAATGCACCCGATTGCTTTGTAAAAAAGGCAAAGGAAAGGGCTATGATAGAGGCTATTATGGAAAGGCTATTTTGTGATTTAATAAGAAGATACAAGGAAAGAAGAATAAGCATAATAAATAGAGAATCTACCCTTGCAAGGTCATACCAAAACCCTGTTATTTTGAATGCTCCAAAGAATATAGATGCTGAAAGAAATGAAGAAAATAGGCTTTTTGTCATCCTTTTTACAATTGCAAATATTAAAATAAAAGAGATAATAGAGGCAACAAAAGAAATAATCCTTAATGAAAAAAGGCTCTCTCCAAACACCTTTATTGATAATGCAGACAAAAGGCAAAATCCTGGTGGATACATAAGGGAAATATAATCTGGCGTTGGCTTTGTATATATTGGAAGGTGCGTTAAGATGCGATAGGATATATCAAACATCCCTCCCTCTGTCCATTCAAGCTCATATGGATAAAAAATCCTTCCTAATGCAACATAGAGGTATGAGGCAATATAAAATATGCCAATAATAAAAATTACAATGTCCAAAACACCTATATTCCTTTTTTTATCTCTTTTTTTCATCTAGTTTTAAAACAAATGCAAGGGCTTTTGCTACCGCCTCATATAATTCCCTTGGTATTTCCTCGCCCCTTTCTAGCCTCATAAGAATAGATGATAGATTTGGGTCAGTATATATGGGAATATTGTTTTTAGCCGCCTCCTCAATTATTTTT from bacterium includes the following:
- a CDS encoding EscU/YscU/HrcU family type III secretion system export apparatus switch protein; the encoded protein is MKKAVALRYEKKERAPVVVAKGQGYIAEKIIEEAAKNNIPIYTDPNLSSILMRLERGEEIPRELYEAVAKALAFVLKLDEKKR